CATAGTAGTTTTTAAGTGGCCTGTAAATCCCAATATAGACTTTATAAAGAGGATCATAGGATTGCCTGGTGATGTTATAGAAGTTAAGGATTATCAAGTTTACGTAAACGGAAAGCCTCTACCGTTGAAGCTCATAGGTGAGCAATACGAGGAAGGGAATAAAAAGCTTATTTACGAGGAAACGCTTCCCAACGGCGTAAAACACAAAATAGCTCTATATGTTGACCCTGTGATTCCCAGGAGGGATGTACCTCCTACAGTGGTACCTCCCAACGATTACTTCGTAATGGGGGATAACCGTGACAACAGTGAAGACAGCAGATATTGGGGCTTTGTACCGATGGAAAACATTGTGGGCAAAGCTTTCGTGATTTACTTTTCTGGCGATATCCCTCCCCTTGAGAGCACTGACGTAAGCATACTGACAGGTTTCAAACAGCTCTTTTTAGCCCTTTTACATCCCAGATGGGAACGCATAGGTAAACCTATCATATGGTAAAGCTTATTACACCCTCGTAAAATAGCTCTTTAATTGTGCGCTTTATAAGGTACGGATCTACACCTATATACTGCATACTCGCTATGAAAAGTCCCACTAAAGCACTGGGAGATACTAGAGCCTCCTTTATGGTAAGGTCCTCAAGGTAGGCGTACTTTTCAAACTCAGCTTTTAGACTCAAAAGCTCACCCTCTGCCATCTCTTCTTTGAGCTTTGCAAGAACTTTGTTTAAAGCCTGTAGATAAAAACCTTCATCCATCAAAGACGGCAGATCTATACCTGCATCGGTGGTTCGGAGGGCTTTTATCACCTCTTTCAAAGTTTCTCCGTCTATAGGATTCCCGTAAGTAGGGAAAACTTTACTTACACGCAGATCCTCAATAAAGTCAAGAGCTTTGTAAATGGATCTTGAACACGGCATACTTAGAGCCATATAGAGGGTTACATCCTCTATATTGGGATCTTCAAAAAGGGAAAATTCTTGAGGTGTGCATAGAGAACTGAAAATATGGGAAGTAAATAGGAAACCTGTCTCTTCTTCGTATATCATAAAACTTCCTTTTTCTGGTGCGAAGGGTATGGGTATGATGCGGAGCGTGTCACCTGTTGAAAGTTTAAGCTTCATATCTGGTAAGCTTTCCGCTACCCTTATACGGGATGTGGGAATACCCAACTGATAGAGCTGTTTTGCTATACTGAGTGATGTTATTATCTGGAGCTTAGGGTTGCTCTGAAGCATACTCATGCTGTTGGCATACTCATATGAACTTAATACGACTACAGCTTTTATTATGTCCGTAGTACTTAAAATTTCCTCTATTTTTGTCCTTATTTGGACATAATCTCTGGGTGAACCTGCATTTATCAAAAGCGGAACTTTTACATCTTCCTTTTCGTATACGCGCAAGTAGGAATTGAAGTGGAGGAGAAACTTATCGTCACATAAACCTACCCAAAAAAGCCCTTTATATAGCTCTACAGGTTGTGTCAAATCAACACCCTTTGGAAGAAGGGAAGCCTTTTTTGTAACCTTCTCCTGAGGAGCATAGGTGTATTGTGAAAAGATCTTTGAGAAAAACTCTTCGTTTCCTCCAAAACCTTCTTCAAGATAGTTCTCACCAGTGTAAGGAAAGAGTTCTATTTTTATATCGGTGGAAGACAAAATTTCCTTAAGATCATCTATCTCACATGTGGTTCCAGACACTTGACCATCTCTTAGGTAAATACTGCACTTTTTAGAATTGTTGTCAAGAGTCATTATGGAAGATGCTCTGCGCCTGAGAAGATGCAGGAGAAGATTCATCGGGCCGATTGAGGAAAGTACCTTAGACTCAAATTCCTCTCTGTTTAGCCATACAGCCTTTGTGAGAAGGTCAAGGGGATTAAAAGGTAGAAGTACAAAATTGAGATCAGTGAAACCTAAAGCTTTTAACTTCTCTGCATCCTCATAGTTTTCTAAAAGGAATATAGGGATAAGATACTTTCCTCCCTTTACCGTATCCAACCAAAAGTTAAAGTGTTTAATTTCGGCAAGTAGTATGTCAAAGGATGTTGCATCCAAAAGATCCTTAGCTTTCTGCTCATCCAAGGCTACGAGGAGTTTATGTCCGGTAACGTCAAAGATATCGCTAACAAAAGAAAAGAACTTCCTTTCCTCATCAAGTAAAAGGAACCTTATACTCATCAGTATATCTCCCCCTTCTTTGACGCCACTTCAAGAAGCTTTAACTGTTCTTTAAGTATATTTAGAGATTGGACAACCATAAAGAAGGCATGCTCCACATTTATAAGGGCACCCTGAAAGGAAAGTTCATCAGTAAGAACCCTAAGTTCTCTAAACCTTCTATAGTACTCATCAAGCTCCGTCCCAAATTCTAAGATCCTCCTCTCCACATCCTTTGATAGTTTTAGAGCTTCTCCCTTCCTATCCATATGCTTCCTATCTCCTCACCTTCCTTTCTGGGCATATTATACCTGCTAAAGAGTATGGATTCAAGCTTTTTAAAATCTGAAGGATCAAGTCCATTAAAGACAAGCGCATCAGCCTGTCCAAGCTTCTCACATTTTACGTAAACGTCAGATTGCTTCTCAAAGGTAAATACGTCTCCTCCTCCTGCCATAAAACCAGTACTTAGAGCCATACTTAAAAAGTTAAGCTCATTAACGCACATAGTGGGTTTTTCTTTATCCTTTTCTATACTTAGAAGTGTACACAAAGCGAGTCCTACACGAAGAAGATTTTCCGCAGTCAGAGGATAAACTCCCTTCTTCCCGATCAGCTTATTTTCCTCAAATAGATTCCTTAACAGCATCTTCCACAGCCTTCTTTATATCTCCCAACTGAGGTGTATGCCTGCCCGCAAGGATAAAAAATTCCTCGTTTCCCTTCGTTCCTTTGGGTTTCGCTTTGATAACCCCACCTGTGCTAAAGCCTAACTCTTCAAGCTTTTGGCAAACTTTCAATACAGCATGAACTTTATCTTCAAAACTCCTTACAATACCTTTTTTCACCTTTTGTGGTGTTAGCTCAAACTGTGGTTTTACTAAGATCAGCATGATACCACTATCCTTGAGAAATTTTACCACGTTGGGAAGTATCTTTGTTACCGATATAAAGGACACATCTACAGTTATTATATCAACCTTTTCAGGTATATGTTTTTGTGTGAGACTGCGTGCATCGGTCTTTTCATATAATATAACCCGTGGGTCAACGCGCAGTTTTATATCCATTTGAGATCTGCCAACATCTACAGCGTAGATTTTGATCGCTCCTCTCTGCAAAAGACAGTCTGTGAAGCCACCTGTTGAAGAACCAACGTCAAGAGCTACAAAACCTTTTACATCTATTTTGAAATGCTCAAGGGCGTATTCAAGCTTGTAACCCCCTCGTGAAACGTATTTTAGACCTCCCCTCAACTCTATCTTATGCCCCTCCTTCACTAAAAAGCCGGGTTTATCTATAACTTTACCATCAACGATTACCATGCCTGCCATGATTAAAGCTTGAGCTTTTTCAC
This region of Hydrogenobacter sp. genomic DNA includes:
- the lepB gene encoding signal peptidase I, yielding MERRKSWLTEFIAVIVIVLLLRAFVVQAYNIPSGSMKPTLLVGDFILVNKLVYRFSEPQRGDIVVFKWPVNPNIDFIKRIIGLPGDVIEVKDYQVYVNGKPLPLKLIGEQYEEGNKKLIYEETLPNGVKHKIALYVDPVIPRRDVPPTVVPPNDYFVMGDNRDNSEDSRYWGFVPMENIVGKAFVIYFSGDIPPLESTDVSILTGFKQLFLALLHPRWERIGKPIIW
- a CDS encoding TlyA family RNA methyltransferase, with protein sequence MPRERLDKKLLELGLASTREKAQALIMAGMVIVDGKVIDKPGFLVKEGHKIELRGGLKYVSRGGYKLEYALEHFKIDVKGFVALDVGSSTGGFTDCLLQRGAIKIYAVDVGRSQMDIKLRVDPRVILYEKTDARSLTQKHIPEKVDIITVDVSFISVTKILPNVVKFLKDSGIMLILVKPQFELTPQKVKKGIVRSFEDKVHAVLKVCQKLEELGFSTGGVIKAKPKGTKGNEEFFILAGRHTPQLGDIKKAVEDAVKESI